Part of the Virgibacillus natechei genome is shown below.
TGCATTTGAAATTGACCAGCGTCTGTTGCCCATTTTACAAGATACATTAGAAGATTATAACAACATACAAATTATTCATGAGGATATCCTTGAAGCGAATGTGCATGAAGTGATGGAGGCTCACTTTGAAACGGAACAGCCCGTTCACATTATCGCAAACCTCCCTTATTATATTACCACGCCGATACTGATGAAATTATTAAAAGATAAGTTGCCAGTATCGAGTCTCACCGTAATGATCCAAAAGGAAGTTGCTGAACGCATGGCCGCAAAGCCTAACACGAAAAGCTACGGATCGTTGACGATTGCGGTTCAATATTATACGCAAGCTGAAGTTATGATGAGCGTGCCAAGAAGTGTCTTCATGCCACAACCAAATGTTGACTCAAGTGTTCTTCATTTAGTTAAACGTGATGTGCCACCCGTTCATGTGGAGGACGAAGCGTATTTTTTTGCTCTTGTGCAAGCATGTTTTGGCCAGCGCCGGAAAACATTGCGAAATAATTTAACGCGTTATTTTGAGGAAACATACGATAAAGAATCAATTAATCAAAAGCTGGAGCGTATAGATATTGATGGTACGAGGCGCGCGGAATCGTTGAATATGCAGGAGTTCGCTACCATGGCCAATGAATTCTATAATGCTGATAAATAAAATAAGTATCAAGCTATTGCTGTTAGGGAGGCAATAGCTTTTTCTTTTAAGCCATATACTATACATTTTGTGTGAGGTTTAGAAAGGCTCTTTTCGTAAGCAGTTGATATAAAAGACGACGCACGTGTTGGGTTTCTTTCCGCTGCGGACCGTTGCTTTCCGCGGGCACGGCCTCAGCCTCCTTGCCCCGGCGAGGGGTATGCCGACGTTGTCCGCAAAGGACGGTTTAGTCGGCCTTCCTTAGGATAGTCCTGCGGGGTCTTCAGACTCGTGCTGGGGCTGCGCGTAAATGCTCGCCCCATCGAAAACCTTTGTTCCCGCAGGAGTCAACGGTCCTCCGCTCCAAGCAATCACCGGAAAAGTGCAAGCATTTGTTTACATTAATCAAATAATACATTTTTAGAAGCAGAAAAACACAACACACAGCGGAGGAAATACATGGAGACTCCGGCGGGAGGAAAGGTCTAGGTGAGACCCCGCAGTGCGTTAGCACGAGGAGGCTCACCAGCCGCCCGCGGAAAGCGGAATGTATTTCCGTAGCGGGTATAAAAAGCATCACCCTTAATTTCAATTTACGTCGTCTTCTATAGATTTTGCGTCAAAAACAACGATTCTTTTCGGTGGGACGAGTAAGCGCAGTCCCAGTCCCAATCTTTTAGAAAACAGCCCAATACATAAAAATTTCTGTATCATATCTTTTCGTGAATAGACCGATTTATTTCACAAATACTAATAACGGTGTTTCCGAACTCTTATAATCAATGGGAACCTAGAAAGGGATTTTACATGAAAAAGGTAACCACGGTCTTTTGGGTTACATTGGTGATTGTGTTAGGGCTATCTCTTTGGGGATCATTGGATCCTGTGAGATTTGAAAATGTTTCAAGTACTATTATGAACTATGTATCTGTTCACTTTGGTTGGTATTATTTATTAATCGTATCACTGTTTCTCATCTTCTGTTTGTATTTGATCTTCAGTCCATATGGGAAGATCAAGCTCGGAAAAAAGGATGACAAGCCGGAATTCAGTTATCCTACTTGGTTTGCCATGCTCTTTAGTGCAGGTATGGGGATAGGACTTGTGTTTTTCGGCGTAGCTTCGCCAGTATCTCACTATGCTACAACCCCACCTACTGCAGATCCTGCTACAAGTCAGGCTATTGAGGATGCGTTGCGCGTTACATTCTTCCATTACGGGATTCATGCATGGGCAATATATGCAGTCATCGCACTAGTGCTTGCTTATTTCATGTTTCGCCATGATAAGCCTGGTTTAATCAGTGCGACCCTTGAGCCAATATTTGGAGATCGTATGAAGGGTGCTTGGGGTAAAGGGATTGATGTCATCGCCGTGTTTGCGACTATTGTTGGTGTAGCCACAACCCTCGGGTTTGGTGCCACTCAAATTAACGGTGGTTTAACGTATTTGCTGGGCATCGATAATGCGTTTTGGGTTCAACTGGTTATTATTCTTGTCGTTACTGTTTTGTTCATGATTTCATCCTATACCGGCCTTAGTAAGGGTATTAAGTACTTAAGTAATGCCAATATGGGGATAGCTGGTTTATTGCTTGTTGCCACGATTATTTTAGGCCCGACGCTCTACATTCTAAATTCATTAACGGATGCAATTGGGGCGTACTTTCAACAGATACCTGCTGAAAGTCTGCGTCTATCACCAAATAATGCGGATGAACAGCAGTGGGTGTTGGACTGGACTGTCTTTTTTTGGGCTTGGTGGATAGCCTGGTCCCCGTTCGTTGGAATATTTATTGCTCGTGTATCGAAAGGACGTACTATTCGGGAGTTTCTATCTGGGGTTCTAATCGTACCTTCTGTCGTTAGTTTTGTATGGTTTGCAACATTTGGGATTTCAGGCATTGATGCACAGCAAGGCGGTTTAGATATTGCTAGCCTTCCTGAAGAGCAAGCGCTGTTTGCCATGTTTAGCGAAATCCCTCTTGGTTTGATTTTATCGATTCTAGCGATGCTGTTAATAGGCACCTTTTTTATTACATCAGCAGATTCCGCTACATTTGTTTTAGGAATGCAAACGACAAATGGATCTTTATCGCCTCCAAAAAAGGTTAAATTCGCATGGGGATTTGCACAATCGGCTATAGCAGCTGTGCTTTTATATACTGGAGGACTGCAGGCACTAGAAAATGCACTAATTTCGGCAGCTCTCCCATTCTCATTTATCATGCTACTTATGGTCTTCTCATTTTATAAAGCGCTAACGAAAGATAAACAAGAAGAAAAAAAGCAGAAGCATTCATAAGATGAACGGAATTCAAATGAACGATT
Proteins encoded:
- a CDS encoding glycine betaine uptake BCCT transporter; the encoded protein is MKKVTTVFWVTLVIVLGLSLWGSLDPVRFENVSSTIMNYVSVHFGWYYLLIVSLFLIFCLYLIFSPYGKIKLGKKDDKPEFSYPTWFAMLFSAGMGIGLVFFGVASPVSHYATTPPTADPATSQAIEDALRVTFFHYGIHAWAIYAVIALVLAYFMFRHDKPGLISATLEPIFGDRMKGAWGKGIDVIAVFATIVGVATTLGFGATQINGGLTYLLGIDNAFWVQLVIILVVTVLFMISSYTGLSKGIKYLSNANMGIAGLLLVATIILGPTLYILNSLTDAIGAYFQQIPAESLRLSPNNADEQQWVLDWTVFFWAWWIAWSPFVGIFIARVSKGRTIREFLSGVLIVPSVVSFVWFATFGISGIDAQQGGLDIASLPEEQALFAMFSEIPLGLILSILAMLLIGTFFITSADSATFVLGMQTTNGSLSPPKKVKFAWGFAQSAIAAVLLYTGGLQALENALISAALPFSFIMLLMVFSFYKALTKDKQEEKKQKHS
- the rsmA gene encoding 16S rRNA (adenine(1518)-N(6)/adenine(1519)-N(6))-dimethyltransferase RsmA translates to MTPKKHIATPIRTKEILNKYVFSFKKSLGQNFLVDVNILKNIIKHAGIDRKSGVIEVGPGIGALTEQLAIHADKVVAFEIDQRLLPILQDTLEDYNNIQIIHEDILEANVHEVMEAHFETEQPVHIIANLPYYITTPILMKLLKDKLPVSSLTVMIQKEVAERMAAKPNTKSYGSLTIAVQYYTQAEVMMSVPRSVFMPQPNVDSSVLHLVKRDVPPVHVEDEAYFFALVQACFGQRRKTLRNNLTRYFEETYDKESINQKLERIDIDGTRRAESLNMQEFATMANEFYNADK